The Fimbriimonas ginsengisoli Gsoil 348 genome window below encodes:
- a CDS encoding HAD-IA family hydrolase, translating to MIFEFDAILFDLDGSLVSSIAAVDRAWTAFANRHHLDASFVLPQIHGRRSIDSIRALLPHVDAEEEDAWIRNREATDTEGVFALPGAIEFLISLTCPWAVVTSGTSDVARARMRAAGVPTPPISVFGEDVERGKPAPDPFLLAAKRLNQIPERCLVFEDTVAGIRSGHAANMKAIALSTSVPRDGLAEADAIIKDFREIRFESPGQVRLLPGDQA from the coding sequence ATGATCTTTGAATTCGACGCGATCCTGTTCGACCTCGACGGATCCCTCGTCAGCTCGATCGCCGCCGTCGACCGCGCCTGGACCGCCTTCGCAAACCGGCACCACCTGGATGCCAGCTTCGTCCTGCCCCAGATCCACGGCCGCCGATCGATCGACTCCATTCGAGCCCTTCTCCCCCACGTCGACGCGGAAGAAGAAGACGCCTGGATCCGCAATCGAGAAGCCACCGATACCGAAGGCGTATTCGCCCTACCCGGAGCGATTGAGTTTTTGATCAGCCTGACTTGCCCCTGGGCGGTCGTCACCTCCGGAACCAGCGACGTCGCCCGCGCCCGGATGCGGGCCGCCGGAGTGCCGACGCCGCCGATCTCTGTTTTCGGAGAAGACGTAGAACGCGGCAAGCCCGCCCCCGACCCGTTCCTGCTCGCCGCAAAGCGGCTAAACCAAATCCCCGAACGATGCCTTGTCTTCGAAGACACCGTCGCCGGCATCCGATCCGGCCATGCCGCGAACATGAAGGCGATCGCCCTCAGCACCTCCGTTCCCCGAGACGGATTGGCGGAAGCCGACGCCATCATCAAAGACTTCCGCGAAATCCGATTCGAGTCCCCGGGCCAGGTCCGGCTACTCCCAGGCGATCAGGCTTAG
- the glgP gene encoding alpha-glucan family phosphorylase encodes MKHPKFSHAFEVTTEFPEALAPLKELASNYRWTWDHETRDLYRSIDKERWDNSDHNPILFLNSLGRERLERLAADGYFITRLNRAVSRLREYLGAETWFGKTYPELADNTKIAYFCAEFGISEGLPIYSGGLGVLAGDHLKAASDLGIPLVGVGLLYNRGYFRQRLNHDGWQQEVYPQYDFYQMPLTLIRGEDGQPLRIDVEFPDRTVTCQVWRAEVGRVSLFLMDSNVLENQAADQGITDNLYGGDEDMRIRQEMILGIGGMKALRAIGINPTVCHMNEGHAAFLSIERIRQFMQDHGCDFRTARQVIVGGNIFTTHTPVPAGFDLFNPPLLERYMGKSVAETGLPFEEFVKLGRVDPENQGEAFNMAVLAMENANRVNSVSKLHGEVTRGMFSSRWPGYPEDEVPVGAVTNGIHTMTWVSKRMAEMFDNYLDPAWRRNPENPDLWAGIDDIPDEELWGAIEHQRGDLIRFIRRRLQNDLERRMAGGLDFGTINGILDPRILTIGFARRFATYKRASLMLTDRDRLKSILYHSERPVQIVISGKSHPRDDGGKRIIQDLVQFMSSGGARTRMVFLEDYDMRVARQLVQGVDLWLNNPRRPHEASGTSGMKVVPNGGLNLSILDGWWDEGYEPGLGWAIGDRTQLGDEGHQDWLDSRALYHAIEHEVAPMFYHRVENGVPRGWVQMVKRSIQKLGPTFSTNRMVRDYARDYYVPAARTYHTMADGTLDKAREALAWRDRVRTNWGAVRVAEVRDGAETANPLGRSFEVTAAVEMGPLAPGDVSVQAVVGKVGPNRELQNAQITELLPVGADGNRQLFKGTITCDVPGYQGYTVRVVPKHDDVAIPSELSLIAWE; translated from the coding sequence ATGAAGCATCCGAAGTTTTCCCATGCTTTCGAAGTCACCACCGAATTCCCGGAGGCGCTGGCTCCGCTAAAGGAGCTTGCGAGCAACTACCGGTGGACTTGGGACCACGAGACGCGCGATCTGTATCGGTCGATCGACAAGGAGCGGTGGGATAATTCCGACCACAACCCGATCCTGTTTCTGAACAGCCTCGGACGGGAGCGTCTGGAGCGTCTGGCGGCCGACGGGTACTTCATCACCCGGCTTAATCGGGCGGTTAGCCGGCTTCGGGAGTATCTCGGCGCGGAGACCTGGTTCGGGAAGACGTATCCCGAGCTGGCGGATAACACCAAGATCGCTTACTTCTGCGCGGAGTTCGGGATCTCGGAAGGGCTGCCGATCTATTCCGGCGGTCTCGGTGTGTTGGCGGGGGACCACCTGAAGGCGGCGAGCGATCTCGGAATTCCGCTCGTCGGAGTCGGCCTCCTTTATAACCGTGGGTACTTCAGGCAGCGGCTAAACCACGACGGCTGGCAGCAGGAGGTTTATCCTCAATACGACTTCTATCAGATGCCGCTCACGCTGATCCGGGGCGAGGATGGACAGCCGCTACGGATCGACGTCGAGTTTCCGGACCGGACAGTAACCTGTCAGGTTTGGCGCGCCGAAGTCGGCCGGGTTTCGCTGTTCCTGATGGACAGCAATGTGCTGGAGAATCAGGCCGCGGACCAGGGGATCACCGACAACCTGTACGGCGGCGATGAAGATATGCGGATCCGCCAAGAGATGATCCTGGGGATCGGCGGTATGAAGGCGCTCCGCGCCATCGGCATCAACCCCACGGTGTGCCATATGAACGAGGGGCACGCGGCGTTCCTTTCGATCGAACGGATTCGGCAGTTTATGCAGGATCACGGCTGCGATTTCCGCACCGCGCGGCAGGTCATCGTCGGTGGAAACATTTTTACCACCCATACACCGGTCCCGGCCGGATTCGACCTGTTCAACCCCCCGCTGTTGGAGCGGTACATGGGCAAGTCGGTGGCTGAGACGGGGCTCCCGTTTGAGGAGTTTGTCAAGCTCGGCCGGGTTGACCCGGAGAACCAGGGAGAGGCGTTCAACATGGCGGTGCTCGCGATGGAGAATGCCAACCGCGTGAACTCGGTTTCCAAGCTCCATGGCGAGGTAACCCGCGGCATGTTCTCCTCTCGATGGCCGGGGTACCCGGAGGACGAGGTGCCGGTGGGCGCGGTGACGAACGGCATCCACACGATGACGTGGGTCAGCAAGCGGATGGCCGAGATGTTCGACAACTACCTCGACCCGGCATGGCGGCGAAATCCGGAGAACCCGGATCTGTGGGCGGGGATCGACGATATTCCGGACGAAGAGCTTTGGGGGGCGATCGAGCACCAGCGGGGGGACCTGATCCGGTTTATCCGGCGACGCCTGCAGAACGACCTGGAGCGGCGCATGGCGGGCGGGTTGGATTTCGGAACGATCAACGGCATCCTAGATCCGCGGATTCTCACGATCGGCTTCGCCCGCCGGTTTGCGACTTATAAGCGGGCCTCGCTGATGCTTACCGACCGGGACCGCTTGAAGAGCATCCTTTACCATTCGGAGCGGCCGGTGCAGATCGTTATCTCCGGTAAGAGCCACCCTCGGGACGACGGTGGGAAGCGGATTATCCAGGACCTGGTGCAGTTCATGAGCAGCGGGGGCGCTCGCACTCGGATGGTGTTCCTCGAGGATTACGACATGCGCGTAGCCCGTCAGCTTGTTCAGGGGGTCGACCTGTGGCTGAACAACCCGCGGCGCCCGCATGAGGCGTCGGGTACGAGCGGCATGAAGGTCGTGCCCAACGGTGGGCTGAACCTGTCGATTCTGGACGGGTGGTGGGACGAGGGGTACGAACCTGGCCTGGGATGGGCGATCGGCGACCGGACGCAGTTGGGGGACGAGGGGCATCAAGACTGGCTGGATAGCCGGGCGCTGTACCATGCCATCGAGCATGAGGTCGCGCCGATGTTCTACCACCGGGTCGAAAACGGCGTTCCTCGCGGCTGGGTGCAGATGGTAAAGCGCTCGATCCAAAAGCTTGGCCCGACTTTCTCGACCAACCGGATGGTGCGTGATTACGCGCGAGACTACTACGTGCCAGCGGCGAGGACCTACCACACGATGGCGGATGGGACGCTCGACAAGGCGCGCGAGGCGCTCGCTTGGCGCGACCGGGTCCGGACCAACTGGGGCGCGGTGCGGGTAGCCGAGGTGCGCGACGGGGCGGAGACGGCCAACCCGCTTGGGCGCTCCTTTGAGGTGACGGCGGCGGTGGAGATGGGTCCGCTCGCGCCGGGAGACGTCAGTGTTCAGGCGGTGGTAGGGAAAGTCGGCCCGAATCGGGAGCTTCAGAACGCGCAGATTACCGAGCTGCTTCCGGTGGGGGCGGATGGCAATCGTCAGCTATTCAAGGGGACGATTACCTGCGACGTGCCGGGGTATCAGGGTTACACGGTTCGCGTGGTGCCTAAGCACGACGACGTGGCAATCCCGAGCGAGCTAAGCCTGATCGCCTGGGAGTAG
- a CDS encoding ABC transporter ATP-binding protein, producing the protein MLDIQGINVFYGAIQALNDVTINVQSGEIVAIIGSNGAGKSTLLRTISGLLRPRTGSITFKGRDLTDCPAHDIVKMGISHSPEGRRIFTNMSVHENLQLGAFIRKDADVDKDMEAVLDRFPRLRERFKQNSGTMSGGEQQMLAIGRALMSRPQILLLDEPSLGLAPNLVTEIFNIVLDLNKEGCTILIVEQNANRALEIAHRAYVLETGSVVLSDTGKALLANPKVKEAYLGG; encoded by the coding sequence ATGCTCGATATCCAGGGAATTAACGTGTTCTACGGGGCGATTCAGGCCCTCAACGACGTGACGATCAACGTCCAAAGCGGCGAAATCGTGGCGATCATCGGTTCGAACGGCGCCGGCAAGAGCACATTGCTCCGGACCATCAGCGGGTTGCTGCGGCCGCGCACCGGCTCCATCACCTTCAAGGGGCGCGATCTTACCGATTGCCCCGCCCACGACATCGTCAAGATGGGGATCTCGCACTCTCCCGAGGGCCGGCGCATCTTCACGAACATGTCGGTCCACGAGAACCTGCAGCTCGGCGCATTCATCCGGAAGGATGCCGATGTGGACAAGGACATGGAAGCCGTGCTCGATCGCTTCCCTCGCCTTCGCGAACGGTTCAAGCAGAATTCGGGAACCATGAGCGGCGGCGAGCAGCAAATGCTCGCGATCGGCCGCGCCCTAATGTCGCGCCCACAAATTCTGCTCCTCGACGAGCCCAGCCTCGGCCTTGCCCCCAACCTCGTCACCGAAATCTTCAACATCGTTCTCGACCTGAACAAGGAGGGCTGCACGATCCTCATCGTCGAGCAAAACGCCAACCGAGCCTTAGAAATCGCCCACCGCGCCTACGTCTTGGAAACCGGCTCCGTGGTCCTCAGCGACACCGGCAAAGCCCTCCTTGCCAACCCGAAGGTAAAGGAAGCGTATTTGGGAGGATAG
- the rimI gene encoding ribosomal protein S18-alanine N-acetyltransferase — protein MLSTLRFEPIQEAHIPAILAIEGRTNTAPWSERSFRNELDHPHGIFLVAILSGEVIGYGGIWLVIDEAHVTTIAVAQEHQRKGIGEKLMVELLRRGQEKGMLCSTLEVRAGNDPAIKLYEKLGFTISARRKGYYPDNREDAIVMWLYDLEHWEPPRA, from the coding sequence ATGCTCTCCACTCTCCGCTTCGAACCGATCCAGGAGGCGCATATCCCCGCGATCCTTGCGATCGAAGGGCGAACGAACACGGCGCCGTGGTCGGAGCGTAGCTTCCGGAACGAGCTGGATCACCCGCACGGGATCTTTCTCGTCGCGATCCTTTCCGGCGAAGTGATCGGTTACGGCGGCATTTGGCTCGTCATCGACGAGGCCCACGTCACCACCATCGCCGTCGCCCAGGAGCATCAACGAAAAGGAATCGGCGAAAAGCTAATGGTCGAGCTGCTTCGCCGGGGACAGGAGAAAGGAATGCTCTGCTCCACCCTGGAAGTTCGAGCCGGCAACGACCCCGCGATCAAGCTTTACGAGAAATTGGGCTTCACCATTTCCGCCCGCCGGAAAGGGTACTACCCCGACAACCGCGAAGACGCCATCGTGATGTGGCTGTACGACTTGGAGCACTGGGAGCCTCCCCGGGCGTGA
- the tsaD gene encoding tRNA (adenosine(37)-N6)-threonylcarbamoyltransferase complex transferase subunit TsaD gives MTLFERPILAIETSCDETSAAVVVGRRVLSNAVASQIALHGKWGGVVPEAAARAHVEALLPTIQAGLGDAGVKLEDVAAIAVTNRPGLVGALSVGVTAAKAIAFSLEVPLIGVHHLEGHLLSVLALPDELPMPHACLIVSGGHTELVSVRGLGDYEIVGETRDDAAGEAFDKGARLLGLGYPGGFAIQEAAKAGDPKRYSLPKGLVGDTIDFSFSGLKTAVLRLVEREGDRLNVADAAASLQETIVSVLTERAMRAVRRLDSRALTLVGGVAANLALRSRLAAACEKEGVGFLTPPLSLCTDNAAMIGLAASYRLARGERNGTDLESLPTAELP, from the coding sequence GTGACGCTGTTTGAGCGTCCCATCCTCGCCATCGAAACGAGCTGCGACGAGACCAGCGCCGCCGTCGTGGTAGGCCGCCGCGTCCTCTCCAACGCCGTCGCTAGCCAGATCGCCTTACACGGCAAGTGGGGCGGCGTTGTGCCGGAGGCCGCCGCTCGCGCCCATGTCGAAGCCCTACTGCCCACCATCCAAGCGGGACTTGGCGACGCTGGGGTTAAGCTCGAGGATGTCGCCGCCATCGCGGTCACCAATCGCCCCGGCCTGGTCGGCGCGCTCAGCGTCGGCGTAACCGCGGCAAAGGCGATCGCTTTCTCGCTCGAAGTCCCCCTGATCGGCGTCCACCACCTCGAAGGGCATCTCCTCAGCGTATTGGCGCTGCCGGACGAGCTGCCGATGCCCCACGCCTGCCTGATCGTCTCTGGTGGCCACACCGAGCTCGTGTCGGTGCGTGGACTTGGCGACTACGAGATCGTGGGCGAGACGCGCGACGACGCCGCCGGCGAGGCGTTCGACAAGGGAGCCCGCCTCCTAGGCCTCGGCTACCCGGGCGGGTTCGCGATACAAGAAGCCGCCAAAGCCGGCGACCCCAAGCGATATTCGCTCCCGAAAGGATTGGTCGGCGACACCATCGACTTCAGCTTTAGCGGTCTGAAAACTGCCGTGCTGCGCTTGGTCGAACGCGAGGGAGACCGCCTGAACGTTGCCGACGCCGCCGCAAGTTTGCAGGAAACGATCGTTTCCGTCCTCACCGAGCGCGCGATGCGTGCCGTGCGGCGCCTCGATAGCCGGGCGCTAACCCTCGTCGGCGGCGTTGCCGCCAACCTCGCTCTCCGCTCGCGTCTCGCCGCCGCTTGCGAAAAGGAAGGCGTCGGATTCCTAACCCCGCCTCTGTCGCTCTGCACCGACAACGCCGCAATGATCGGTCTCGCCGCTTCCTACCGCCTCGCCCGAGGCGAACGGAACGGGACGGACCTGGAGTCGCTACCCACCGCCGAGTTGCCCTGA
- a CDS encoding (2Fe-2S)-binding protein, producing the protein MSEDDRPVRKCVCFDIPFATLKAAGVQTVEEAAERFGCGTNCGLCRPYIAKMLRTGDVAFAVDNPPPGATGEGG; encoded by the coding sequence ATGTCCGAAGACGACCGCCCGGTCAGAAAATGCGTCTGCTTCGACATCCCTTTTGCGACGCTGAAAGCCGCCGGAGTACAAACCGTCGAAGAAGCCGCCGAGCGATTCGGCTGCGGTACCAACTGCGGCCTCTGCCGCCCCTACATCGCCAAAATGCTCCGCACCGGAGATGTGGCCTTCGCCGTCGACAACCCCCCACCGGGTGCCACGGGTGAAGGCGGATGA
- a CDS encoding glycosyl hydrolase, translated as MLVASLGFLLTGQSVASLEAAVKRHPMAANVRALADAYVAAGQYQKASEAFSRAAAMYGKMGDPNAAKVLSGYSDRYRTSIGLFVDRPVSGDKNGLAKFEPLAGCYLGANIERDDETRDPAQFNERIGKHHAIFFMYRKYGVEFPKEYARTLREARCALQLAFEPSNLDEVQDDRYLRGFAEDARQSGIPVFLRYASEMNGDWTPYHGDPAKYIQKFRLVAKVMRETAPNVAMVWCPNEIPQEPIASYYPGPDAVDWVGVNFYSVIFNDADRSRGAEWRRPEDALDYIYKRYSGRHPIMVGEWAASHRSVVDNKERPDFAANKIAEFYSSIPRIYPRVKAVSWLSFDTFKYAGQGRQLNDYSLFNNPKVAEAYSAAVDQPYYLDEVRESASAASRPSSVGPSSRLEAQDLVSAYMRSYEHSPLTTFYLDKAPIAKFYGAGDCEFHLPRWCPLGLHALRVEVRDTAGRLAGSANVPVFIGK; from the coding sequence GTGCTCGTAGCGTCTCTTGGGTTTCTTCTAACCGGCCAGTCCGTTGCTTCGCTAGAGGCAGCGGTGAAGCGGCATCCGATGGCGGCGAATGTTCGGGCGTTGGCGGATGCTTATGTGGCGGCGGGGCAGTATCAGAAGGCTAGCGAAGCATTCTCGCGGGCGGCGGCGATGTACGGGAAGATGGGGGATCCCAATGCGGCGAAGGTGCTGTCTGGTTACTCGGACCGGTACCGGACTTCGATCGGCCTGTTCGTCGACCGGCCGGTGTCGGGCGATAAGAACGGGTTGGCGAAATTCGAGCCACTAGCAGGTTGCTATCTTGGTGCGAATATCGAGCGCGACGACGAAACCCGAGATCCGGCGCAATTCAACGAGCGGATCGGCAAGCACCACGCGATCTTCTTCATGTATCGAAAATATGGCGTCGAGTTCCCGAAGGAGTACGCGCGCACGCTGAGAGAGGCGAGATGTGCGTTGCAGCTCGCTTTCGAGCCATCGAACCTGGACGAGGTGCAAGACGACCGCTATCTTCGCGGTTTCGCCGAGGATGCCCGGCAAAGCGGGATACCGGTATTCCTGCGATACGCCAGCGAGATGAACGGCGACTGGACCCCGTATCACGGGGATCCCGCCAAGTACATCCAGAAATTTCGGTTGGTCGCGAAGGTGATGAGGGAGACGGCGCCGAACGTGGCGATGGTTTGGTGCCCGAACGAGATTCCGCAGGAGCCGATCGCGAGCTACTATCCGGGGCCGGACGCGGTGGACTGGGTGGGTGTCAACTTCTATTCAGTCATTTTCAACGACGCGGATCGTTCACGAGGGGCGGAGTGGCGGCGGCCGGAGGACGCGCTCGATTACATCTATAAGCGGTACTCGGGGCGGCATCCGATCATGGTGGGCGAGTGGGCGGCGAGCCACCGGTCGGTGGTCGACAATAAGGAACGCCCGGACTTCGCGGCGAACAAGATCGCGGAGTTTTACTCGTCGATTCCGCGGATTTACCCGCGGGTGAAGGCGGTGAGCTGGCTCAGCTTCGACACGTTCAAGTACGCGGGACAGGGCAGGCAGCTTAACGACTACTCGTTGTTCAATAATCCGAAAGTAGCGGAGGCCTACTCGGCGGCGGTGGATCAGCCCTACTACTTGGACGAGGTTCGCGAGTCCGCATCGGCGGCTTCCCGGCCTTCGTCGGTCGGTCCGAGCTCTCGGCTGGAGGCTCAGGATCTTGTTAGCGCCTACATGCGTTCGTACGAGCACTCGCCGCTGACGACGTTCTATTTGGACAAGGCTCCGATCGCCAAGTTTTACGGGGCGGGAGACTGCGAGTTTCACTTGCCGCGCTGGTGTCCATTGGGACTCCACGCCTTGAGAGTCGAGGTTCGGGACACGGCGGGGCGGTTGGCGGGATCGGCGAATGTGCCGGTGTTTATTGGAAAGTGA
- a CDS encoding HEAT repeat domain-containing protein yields the protein MIRLFALAVLLLLPLASFAQLTADERKAIGDALYLRNLTTKDLEFVRRSKGSKPVLPSVAEAIDRPLESADALMKLHRLAGEFPSGTLAVALAQLQAPAFSEVKGAGITLPDSVPGALRGPVGELVNAIGAANAEIRAVVAPLSPEEKRMLIDTLPQMAAGKAGQLSFVRGAPSSREVVDSLLAKIDLKRLLAASGTLSAVVEAQIPALRAADPALITRPIQFQVGAVPVEIAGAGADLHTQAVSGLCIDLGGNDSYTGRYGGGALTASVLIDLGGDDDYQVGDLSVGAGLLGIGLAYDLGGHDRFHGKSLCFGAGMAGVGALVKMGGDDDYSSETMSQGFGMLGLGLLIDTQGNDRHRIAGMGEGMGTERGLGWLIDRDGGDTYVSTGAFAQGSGRGGIGLLTDLAGDDTYTGTSGCQAAGEAEGLGSLFDASGRDTYTCDHEGTGFADGGAAYFFDLAGDDIYAARGGACHGAAQSRGVTIFLDREGDDIYAAGAGRPALAYDESVALFLDGAGQDRYTNSPGGAVGGRKGEALGVFIDAGGQDNYADGLVDGSARVDSDGAVAYDVFAFPTGPVQKVPRPGTIPNPGDDAIDQLLLEGASDQLIGIGLPAFRRILDKHLSSANADRMDFLSRLGKAIGEPAKGAVAAKLRDPNECELGRLLQLVSMLSVQAAEDRVAELVKKPEFQRQAVEAAGVLRLSRVVSDIVPLTGSADRDLVLTAILALERIGDQSAIPAARSLLKNPDLPTRRSAMRLLAQFSASAVIAAEELLAEKSERDQRTGIELLGMTGTDDSLLRASKYLSGGSPGLRIQAMIAVQGRCPVSARPMLAELRNDPDPLVRAVAMRIDPGR from the coding sequence GTGATTCGGCTTTTCGCGCTCGCCGTTCTCCTGCTCCTTCCGCTGGCGTCTTTCGCCCAACTCACCGCCGATGAGCGAAAGGCGATCGGAGACGCGCTTTATCTGCGCAACTTGACGACCAAGGACCTCGAGTTCGTGCGGCGAAGCAAGGGCTCGAAGCCGGTGTTGCCGTCGGTCGCGGAGGCGATCGATCGACCGCTGGAGTCGGCGGATGCGCTGATGAAGCTGCACCGGCTGGCGGGCGAGTTTCCCTCGGGAACTCTTGCCGTGGCGCTTGCCCAGCTTCAGGCGCCGGCCTTTTCGGAGGTCAAGGGAGCCGGGATCACGCTCCCAGATAGCGTTCCGGGGGCGTTAAGGGGTCCGGTGGGGGAGCTGGTCAATGCGATCGGGGCGGCCAATGCCGAGATTCGGGCGGTGGTGGCTCCGCTATCGCCCGAGGAAAAGCGGATGCTGATCGATACCTTGCCTCAGATGGCAGCGGGCAAGGCCGGGCAGTTGAGCTTCGTGCGGGGCGCGCCTTCGAGCCGTGAAGTCGTCGATTCGCTTTTGGCGAAGATCGACTTGAAACGGCTGCTTGCCGCAAGCGGGACGCTATCAGCGGTGGTCGAAGCGCAGATTCCCGCCTTGCGGGCGGCAGACCCGGCTCTCATTACGAGGCCAATCCAGTTTCAGGTGGGAGCGGTTCCGGTCGAGATCGCCGGCGCGGGGGCGGACCTGCACACCCAAGCCGTTTCGGGACTTTGTATCGATTTGGGCGGGAACGATTCGTATACCGGCCGGTACGGTGGCGGCGCGCTTACGGCGTCGGTTCTGATCGACCTCGGGGGGGATGACGACTACCAGGTCGGCGATTTGAGCGTCGGGGCCGGGCTGCTCGGGATCGGGCTCGCGTACGACCTGGGCGGCCATGACCGGTTTCACGGCAAGTCGCTCTGCTTTGGGGCAGGAATGGCCGGGGTGGGAGCGTTGGTGAAGATGGGAGGCGACGACGATTACTCCAGCGAAACGATGAGCCAAGGGTTCGGCATGCTCGGCCTGGGTCTGCTTATCGACACCCAAGGGAACGACCGGCATCGAATCGCGGGGATGGGAGAGGGGATGGGGACCGAGCGCGGCCTCGGCTGGCTGATCGACCGGGACGGAGGCGACACCTACGTTTCGACGGGAGCGTTCGCGCAGGGAAGCGGGCGGGGTGGAATCGGGTTGTTGACGGATTTGGCGGGAGACGACACGTACACCGGAACCAGCGGCTGCCAAGCCGCTGGAGAAGCCGAGGGGCTTGGGTCGCTGTTCGATGCATCGGGAAGAGACACGTACACTTGCGACCACGAGGGAACGGGCTTCGCGGATGGAGGCGCGGCCTACTTTTTTGATTTGGCGGGTGACGACATCTACGCCGCCCGCGGGGGGGCGTGCCACGGCGCGGCCCAGTCACGCGGCGTGACGATTTTTCTCGACCGAGAGGGTGACGACATCTACGCAGCTGGCGCAGGGAGACCGGCGCTCGCGTACGACGAGAGCGTGGCGTTGTTCTTGGATGGGGCGGGGCAAGACCGGTATACGAACTCACCGGGCGGAGCGGTCGGAGGGCGGAAGGGGGAAGCGCTAGGCGTGTTCATCGACGCCGGCGGGCAAGATAACTACGCGGATGGCTTGGTCGACGGGTCGGCAAGGGTCGATTCCGACGGGGCGGTCGCTTACGACGTCTTCGCGTTTCCAACCGGGCCGGTTCAGAAGGTCCCGCGTCCGGGAACGATTCCCAACCCGGGCGACGATGCGATCGATCAACTCTTGTTGGAGGGGGCGAGCGACCAGTTGATCGGAATCGGCCTCCCGGCGTTCCGGCGGATTCTCGATAAGCACCTCAGCTCGGCCAATGCGGACCGCATGGATTTCCTTTCCCGTTTAGGAAAGGCGATTGGAGAACCCGCGAAGGGGGCGGTGGCCGCCAAGTTGCGCGATCCGAACGAGTGTGAACTCGGCCGACTGCTGCAACTGGTTTCGATGTTGAGCGTTCAGGCGGCGGAGGACCGGGTGGCGGAATTGGTCAAAAAGCCGGAGTTCCAACGGCAAGCGGTGGAAGCAGCGGGGGTTCTACGGTTGTCGAGGGTCGTATCCGATATCGTGCCGCTGACGGGGTCGGCGGATCGCGATCTCGTACTCACCGCGATCTTGGCGTTGGAGCGGATCGGCGATCAGAGCGCGATACCGGCGGCTCGGTCGTTGCTGAAGAACCCGGACCTTCCGACGAGACGATCGGCCATGCGGCTACTCGCTCAGTTCAGCGCTAGCGCGGTGATCGCGGCGGAGGAACTCCTTGCCGAGAAGAGTGAACGGGATCAGCGGACGGGAATCGAGCTCCTGGGGATGACGGGGACCGACGACTCGCTTTTGCGGGCTTCCAAGTATCTCTCGGGGGGGAGTCCGGGATTGCGGATCCAGGCGATGATCGCGGTTCAAGGGCGGTGCCCGGTTTCCGCTCGGCCGATGCTTGCGGAGCTGCGTAACGATCCGGACCCGCTCGTGCGGGCGGTGGCTATGCGGATCGATCCTGGTAGGTAG